The Neodiprion fabricii isolate iyNeoFabr1 chromosome 4, iyNeoFabr1.1, whole genome shotgun sequence genome window below encodes:
- the LOC124181509 gene encoding sorting nexin-13-like isoform X1: protein MNVPLYGVVAAVVILFVTLFGLGTICKIIIVLLVLLTGILTSIYARYAPILPDEIKARRENLYKKTDKLRQQLDDAYKNKVKFTSDRRVTGSHVIDESLQEILDFILRDHVEPWYGRLTDDEEFPKSVRDTAQKIAINLANRVKDVDWIPYLTTRLVDDAASHVRLYRQARAKMKSGKLYKGGGSSSTSGSTPKKTVTPTHRRNKSETDISWYSQSKFYVPNLGSLTEPGTEPVEEKEDSLEKVFFDLEVQMENNLICRDLVCTNESQELTFLAEISEILLYLLLPKEDFNCLTVRIILRELLVNVVIKPMLKLLSDPDYINQACIWLCTKDMTLPSETFLTVIRITDNLEELAATKVVVLKEIAHLRSKDSGGDNDLTVKQRLNSMLYVKKILETRMIRMQEGLESDLTDGMSAHQEWNRLLVPGHKLVNLPLDELLKNNIALSYYIDYMTSIGAEAYLFFYLNIYGWKVSAEQQISDIELQKLHGNGADNSKTKNTDLENLKEAAVKIYQQYLSDKACIRLQLDDALVKILATRIKSEPVRETWFDDLQTCCYEKLQNEDRFLPAFKRSISYVRLLAELELLKDPTSEEDSRSLDSISVSSFGNDLDVQQGELIDIRRGNDDSGNRVKSNPNSSTHLISLGTECSGGISDETDLDSEVNIDSDASADVNREGTFAEPKRVTRDLSSGPESDVTFYLEPESERYLKIGDTMMTDQNAIKKLVQGRFDILAEIIETGIVNDKGKTYGIYAVAVTKRYDTGYQEKWHIYRRYSDFHDLHQKIKDKYYDLAKLPFPAKKAFHNMDRAVLERRMTMLNIWLQQLTRPLTVDGHLGLQSLLLTFLEQGDYDKGVTGGHVARTLDTLVNPLKTSMKNMTQAVKTMPDNMLSTVDGVMDNISKFFGNPKKNSMLYESVKVGASLDVETDDNIPLRIILLLMDEVFDLKVKNQWLRRRIVTLLRQIIRMMFGDIVNRRIVEYVSLLTSPKNVATYLKLFKHSFWPNGVKAEAKPPRDAEMKSRTRVAAKVALLSCFSDELKHIIGSETTRRGLLRVFQLFQEPVLNRRLLYVLLEGILENLFPQNDLVSVIRKLYSSSPRVKVKDKGKS from the exons ATGAACGTTCCGCTTTACGGAGTTGTTGCGGCGGTTGTCATTCTCTTCGTCACGCTCTTTGGATTGGGGACAATTTGCAAAATCATCATCGTTCTACTTGTCCTGTTAACTGG gATACTAACATCCATTTATGCTCGTTATGCTCCAATTCTTCCTGATGAAATCAAAGCCAGAAGAGAAAACTTATACAAAAAGACAGACAAGCTGCGAcag caACTCGACGACGCTTACAAAAATAAAGTGAAGTTTACCTCTGACAGAAGAGTTACAGGGAGTCATGTCATCGATGAATCTTTACAG GAAATACTGGACTTCATTTTAAGAGATCACGTAGAGCCATGGTATGGACGGTTAACAGATGATGAAGAATTCCCTAAATCCGTAAGGGACACGGCTCAGAAGATTGCCATCAACTTAGCAAATAG AGTAAAAGATGTCGACTGGATACCGTATCTGACAACGCGTTTGGTTGACGATGCAGCGTCGCATGTACGTCTCTACCGACAGGCCAGAGCTAAGATGAAAAGTGGGAAATTATACAAAGGTGGTGGAAGTTCAAGCACCTCAGGAAGTACTCCGAAAAAGACTGTAACTCCGACGCATCGTAGAAACAAGAGCGAGACTGATATCTCGTGGTATTCacaatcaaaattttatgtccCAAACTTGGGATCACTCACTGAACCTGGAACGGAACCAgtagaagaaaaggaagattCTTTAGAGAAAGTATTCTTTGATCTCGAAGTGCAGATGGAGAATAATCTGATATGTAGAGATCTCGTTTGCACAAATGAGAGTCAGGAGCTCACATTCCTTGCGGAAATATCAGAGATTCTCCTATACTTGTTGCTGCCGAAGGAAGATTTCAACTGCCTCACTGTCAGGATTATCCTCCGGGAGCTTCTTGTCAACGTTGTCATTAAGCCTATGCTAAAATTACTCTCCGACCCAGATTACATCAATCAAGCATGTATATGGTTG TGTACAAAAGATATGACACTACCTAGCGAAACCTTTTTAACCGTAATTCGAATAACGGATAACCTGGAGGAACTGGCTGCCACCAAAGTTGTTGTATTAAAAGAAATCGCACATTTGAGATCTAAAGATTCGGGCGGTGACAACGACTTGACAGTCAAGCAACGACTAAACAGCATGCTATATGTGAAAAAGATTCTTGAAACTAGGATGATAAGGATGCAGGAGGGTCTCGAAAGCGATCTGACAGATGGTATGAGTGCCCACCAAGAGTGGAACAGGCTACTAGTTCCTGGGCACAAGTTAGTAAACCTGCCACTGGACGAACTGTTGAAGAACAACATAGCGCTCAGCTATTACATTGACTACATGACGAGCATTGGGGCGGAGGCGTACTTATTCTTTTACCTGAATATATATGGGTGGAAAGTGTCAGCGGAGCAGCAAATATCTGATATAGAGCTTCAGAAGCTTCACGGCAACGGTGCGGATaattcaaaaacgaaaaatactgATTTGGAGAATCTTAAAGAAGCAGcggtaaaaatttaccaacAGTATCTTAGCGATAAGGCCTGCATACGACTCCAGCTCGACGATGCTCTTGTCAAAATACTTGCCACCCGGATAAAGTCCGAACCTGTACGTGAAACTTGGTTCGACGATTTGCAGACCTGCTGCTATGAGAAACTGCAGAATGAGGATAGGTTCCTTCCTGCTTTTAAACGTTCCATTTCGTACGTCCGGCTACTCGCAGAGCTAGAATTACTCAAGGATCCAACTTCTGAAGAAGATTCAAGATCTTTGGATAGCATAAGCGTATCAAGCTTTGGTAACGACCTCGATGTACAACAAGGGGAGTTAATCGACATCCGCCGGGGCAACGACGACTCAGGCAACAGAGTGAAGTCAAATCCAAACTCTTCGACACATCTGATAAGCCTGGGTACGGAGTGTAGCGGTGGGATATCTGATGAAACTGATCTAGACTCTGAGGTGAACATCGACAGCGATGCAAGTGCAGATGTCAATCGGGAGGGGACATTCGCAGAGCCCAAGAGAGTGACACGGGATTTGAGCTCCGGTCCAGAGTCTGACGTGACGTTTTACTTGGAGCCGGAAAGCGAACGATATTTAAAGATTGGCGACACAATGATGACTGACCAAAATGCAATAAAGAAGCTGGTGCAGGGGAGGTTTGACATTTTAGCAGAGATAATTGAGACTGGTATCGTTAATGATAAAGGTAAAACTTATGGGATTTACGCGGTGGCCGTGACTAAAAGGTATGATACTGGGTATCAGGAAAAGTGGCACATCTACAGGAGATACTCTGACTTTCACGATCTTCATCAGAAAATCAAGGACAAGTATTACGATTTAGCCAAGTTGCCATTCCCAGCTAAGAAAGCCTTCCACAATATGGACCGTGCCGTTCTCGAGAGAAGAATGACCATGCTCAACATCTGGCTACAACAGCTCACTAGACCACTCACTGTTGATGGCCACTTGGGCCTCCAGTCCTTACTACTAACGTTCTTGGAGCAAGGAGATTATGACAAAGGAGTCACAGGAGGTCATGTTGCTAGAACA CTCGACACTTTGGTGAATCCTTTGAAGACTTCAATGAAGAATATGACGCAAGCAGTGAAGACGATGCCTGACAATATGCTGAGCACAGTGGACGGTGTTATGGACAACATAAGTAAATTCTTTGGAAATCCAAAAAAGAACAGTATGCTTTATGAGAGTGTCAAAGTTGGAGCGAGTCTTGATGTCGAG ACGGACGATAACATTCCattgagaataattttgcTCCTAATGGATGAAGTGTTCGATTTGAAAGTGAAGAACCAATGGCTAAGGAGGAGAATCGTTACGTTACTGAGGCAAATAATCAGAATGATGTTTGGCGACATTGTGAACAGGAGGATAGTGGAATATGTGTCACTTTTAACAAGTCCGAAAAACGTTGCAACGTATTTGAAACTATTCAA gCATAGTTTCTGGCCAAACGGTGTCAAAGCAGAGGCTAAACCACCGCGAGATGCAGAAATGAAAAGCAGAACGCGAGTAGCAGCGAAGGTAGCGCTTTTATCGTGTTTTTCAGATGAACTCAAACATATCATTGGTAGTGAAACGACTCGCCGTGGATTGCTCAGAgtctttcaactttttcaagaACCTGTGCTTAATCGAAGACTACTTTATGTACTCCTGGAGGGTATActagaaaatttgtttcctcAAAACGACTTGGTGTCGGTAATTAGAAAATTGTATTCCTCGTCACCAAGGGTAAAAGTCAAAGACAAGGGGAAGTCTTGA
- the LOC124179528 gene encoding uncharacterized protein LOC124179528 has translation MTSATCPRQRQRLLATRRLGRNEGIAELGTSRRTRPSTTPYMNTRSVTRKLYTVGATYQAPTRKDETEWREWPVHGMHERPVFHPQVGLAAGYAGRIFWSSTDTEGLDCTYREVLDGPDEVEVVSVDPRPRRTPPTTSPTSSRFLQKPPSTKNAIQPIIEGSNVSFRACMHESLHSVLAYCAQVMLPSYRRIVGKKRRHDAEAWTQLDNELKDGKNTEQMTTDGQPLGADSINLTELEDSSISDETLMEMSSIYKKLLPMEDLPSSHEDSPLPPDDNCDKKPNDGSSAILRNTSEASEIAKILSEYNESLKEQGAASFAGRSLSRGLKDGVKTSCREPEMKRKTSVISAEDATGSLSREPSNTTTITVSEGVQTPDRKTSGHHWLEELLVDTSLLYCVATGVGQRDLSQYVDSLDAKHSLQWLQPREG, from the exons ATGACGTCGGCTACGTGTCCCCGGCAACGGCAGCGACTTCTCGCTACCAGGAGACTAGGGAGAAACGAAGGAATTGCCGAACTAGGAACCAGCAGAAGAACCAGACCCTCAACCACACCCTACATGAATACCAGATCGGTTACCAGAAAGCTCTACACCGTTGGAGCCACCTATCAGGCCCCGACTCGAAAAGATGAGACTGAATGGCGAGAATGGCCCGTTCACGGCATGCACGAAAGACCCGTCTTCCATCCTCAG GTTGGATTAGCAGCGGGTTATGCAGGTCGTATTTTCTGGTCGAGCACCGATACCGAAGGGTTGGACTGCACGTACCGGGAGGTTCTGGATGGACCGGATGAGGTGGAAGTGGTGTCGGTGGACCCACGCCCGAGGCGAACCCCGCCGACGACGTCTCCCACGTCGTCGAGATTCCTCCAAAAACCACCATCGACTAAAAATGCTATTCAGCCCATCATCGAGGGCTCGAATGTATCCTTTAGAGCTTGCATGCACGAAAGCCTGCATTCGGTGCTGGCCTACTGTGCCCAGGTAATGTTGCCCAGCTACCGTCGCATCGTCGGAAAAAAACGGCGCCACGACGCTGAGGCTTGGACTCAACTGGACAACGAACTCAAAGACGGAAAAAA cacAGAGCAAATGACTACTGATGGGCAGCCGCTCGGTGCGGACAGTATAAACCTTACGGAGCTCGAGGATTCGTCGATAAGCGACGAGACGCTGATGGAGATGTCTTCGATATACAAAAAGCTTCTACCGATGGAGGACCTGCCTTCTAGTCACGAAGACTCACCGCTACCACCGGACGATAATTGCGACAAAAAACCGAATGATGGGTCATCTGCAATCCTCCGGAACACCAGCGAGGCCTCAGAAATCGCTAAGATCCTTTCGGAGTATAACGAAAGCCTGAAGGAGCAGGGAGCTGCCTCTTTTGCCGGTCGATCCTTGAGCCGAGGATTGAAGGACGGAGTGAAAACGAGTTGCAGGGAACCGGAAATGAAGCGAAAGACGTCGGTGATCTCTGCAGAAGACGCAACTGGATCTTTATCACGAGAACCGTCGAACACCACGACGATTACCGTCAGCGAAGGGGTCCAAACTCCCGATCGAAAAACTAGCGGCCATCATTGGCTCGAAGAGCTCCTCGTTGACACTAGTCTTCTCTACTGCGTCGCAACTGGGGTTGGACAGCGCGACCTCAGTCAATATGTTGACAGTCTCGACGCAAAACACAGCTTGCAGTGGCTTCAACCCCGCGAAGGATGA
- the LOC124181513 gene encoding transmembrane protein 26, translating to MAKLLATLKAIITRLVFAAHGFVAIWQVTTFKKNPLYWYLSCPILLLFFEGIFTLTIKENQEWKWFCPSVFLYLSSVVPAIWLLELDKVDRRLKMRDSNINLTDNLNFTNLAGADLKNLEKALGMNIRLPDIQISTETWVTLIEQFLMLILIIGRWMLPKGELTRDQLSQLLLVYIGTAADIIEFFDSFKEGKIAQEPLLVYLTLAIWAWSLMQFTVVLTATKSRKSRLSSGTTVKRKRGVRAQETSCCSIDVWGIALNMALQDGPFLGFRLILIIHYQIVSYMNIFFTCKNTLVILLQLYRLYVVQSEGKIRRKEENLGKREAQSANISIISRSTPTSRKRKREEHGSRRPRRDQDSESDESARETDKYELSPRNLEAATRRTRGGRQDTGYSTSSSRTSSKQDKLQKRENKKKSTSSRRENSTDEERRGKRSEPKKKKRKRSVELKDSFKVGAGVEKESPKGSRRGKVRCAEKKEKETDGNGRRRRREAPDPEEGEEEEEDEIQRTVTETEDEDDEEERSRHRSSSRSSAARSLGSDSEGARRYRRRRRGHEVRD from the exons ATGGCCAAACTTTTAGCGACTTTGAAAGCAATAATAACGAGGCTCGTTTTCGCTGCTCACGGTTTCGTCGCCATCTGGCAAGTGACTACGTTCAAAAAAAATCCTCTCTACTGGTATCTGAGTTGTCCGATTCTGCTCCTATTCTTCGAAGGGATATTCACGCTAACCATAAAGGAAAACCAAGAGTGGAAGTG gTTCTGCCCCTCTGTTTTTCTCTACCTCAGCAGCGTTGTACCGGCGATATGGCTTCTGGAATTGGACAAGGTGGACAGACGCCTAAAAATGCGCGATTCCAACATCAATCTTActgataatttgaatttcactaATCTTGCTGGGGCGGATTtaaaaaacttggaaaaagcTCTCGGT ATGAACATCAGGTTACCGGATATCCAAATATCGACCGAGACCTGGGTGACGTTGATCGAGCAATTCTTAATGCTTATTTTGATAATCGGTCGCTGGATGCTTCCCAAGGGTGAACTGACGCGAGATCAGCTAAGCCAACTGTTGCTTGTCTACATTGGCACTGCCGCTGACATCATCGAGTTCTTCGATTCATTCAAG GAGGGAAAGATCGCCCAAGAACCTCTGTTGGTGTACCTTACATTGGCGATCTGGGCTTGGTCGTTGATGCAGTTCACGGTAGTCCTGACGGCAACAAAGTCCAGGAAATCTCGATTATCGTCCGGAACGACAGTGAAGCGGAAACGGGGCGTCCGGGCGCAGGAGACGAGCTGTTGCAGCATCGACGTCTGGGGAATCGCACTGAACATGGCGCTGCAAGACGGACCGTTTCTCGGTTTCCGTCTGATCCTGATAATCCACTACCAGATAGTCAGctacatgaatatttttttcacctgcaAAAACACCCTGGTCATACTCCTCCAGTTGTACCGActttacgtcgttcaaagtgaGGGTAAGATCCGGCGGAAGGAGGAGAACCTTGGCAAGCGCGAGGCCCAATCTGCCAATATCAGCATCATATCTCGAAGCACTCCGACTTCTCGGAAACGGAAGCGCGAAGAGCACGGATCCAGACGCCCCAGGAGGGATCAGGACTCAGAGAGTGACGAGTCCGCGCGAGAAACCGACAAATACGAACTCTCGCCGAGAAACCTTGAGGCTGCGACGAG GAGGACGAGGGGCGGTCGTCAGGACACGGGCTACTCGACATCGAGTTCCCGAACTTCGTCGAAACAGGACAAGCTCCAGAAACGAGAGAACAAGAAGAAGTCGACGAGTTCCAGGCGGGAGAATTCGACCGATGAAGAGCGTCGCGGTAAGCGATCCGagccgaagaagaagaagcgaaaGCGATCCGTGGAACTCAAGGATAGCTTCAAAGTTGGAGCCGGCGTGGAGAAGGAGAGTCCAAAAGGGAGTCGGCGAGGCAAGGTTCGATGTGctgaaaaaaaggagaaggaaACAGACGGCAACGGCCGCCGAAGGCGTCGCGAGGCTCCCGATCCCGAAGAGGgtgaggaggaagaggaagatgaGATACAGCGGACGGTCACCGAGACTGAGgacgaagacgacgaagaGGAAAGAAGCCGGCATCGATCTTCGTCTCGTTCTTCAGCTGCTCGGAGTTTAGGAAGCGACTCTGAGGGCGCCAGAAG ATACAGGCGGCGGAGGCGTGGACATGAAGTTCGCGATTGA
- the LOC124181509 gene encoding sorting nexin-13-like isoform X2, which produces MKSGKLYKGGGSSSTSGSTPKKTVTPTHRRNKSETDISWYSQSKFYVPNLGSLTEPGTEPVEEKEDSLEKVFFDLEVQMENNLICRDLVCTNESQELTFLAEISEILLYLLLPKEDFNCLTVRIILRELLVNVVIKPMLKLLSDPDYINQACIWLCTKDMTLPSETFLTVIRITDNLEELAATKVVVLKEIAHLRSKDSGGDNDLTVKQRLNSMLYVKKILETRMIRMQEGLESDLTDGMSAHQEWNRLLVPGHKLVNLPLDELLKNNIALSYYIDYMTSIGAEAYLFFYLNIYGWKVSAEQQISDIELQKLHGNGADNSKTKNTDLENLKEAAVKIYQQYLSDKACIRLQLDDALVKILATRIKSEPVRETWFDDLQTCCYEKLQNEDRFLPAFKRSISYVRLLAELELLKDPTSEEDSRSLDSISVSSFGNDLDVQQGELIDIRRGNDDSGNRVKSNPNSSTHLISLGTECSGGISDETDLDSEVNIDSDASADVNREGTFAEPKRVTRDLSSGPESDVTFYLEPESERYLKIGDTMMTDQNAIKKLVQGRFDILAEIIETGIVNDKGKTYGIYAVAVTKRYDTGYQEKWHIYRRYSDFHDLHQKIKDKYYDLAKLPFPAKKAFHNMDRAVLERRMTMLNIWLQQLTRPLTVDGHLGLQSLLLTFLEQGDYDKGVTGGHVARTLDTLVNPLKTSMKNMTQAVKTMPDNMLSTVDGVMDNISKFFGNPKKNSMLYESVKVGASLDVETDDNIPLRIILLLMDEVFDLKVKNQWLRRRIVTLLRQIIRMMFGDIVNRRIVEYVSLLTSPKNVATYLKLFKHSFWPNGVKAEAKPPRDAEMKSRTRVAAKVALLSCFSDELKHIIGSETTRRGLLRVFQLFQEPVLNRRLLYVLLEGILENLFPQNDLVSVIRKLYSSSPRVKVKDKGKS; this is translated from the exons ATGAAAAGTGGGAAATTATACAAAGGTGGTGGAAGTTCAAGCACCTCAGGAAGTACTCCGAAAAAGACTGTAACTCCGACGCATCGTAGAAACAAGAGCGAGACTGATATCTCGTGGTATTCacaatcaaaattttatgtccCAAACTTGGGATCACTCACTGAACCTGGAACGGAACCAgtagaagaaaaggaagattCTTTAGAGAAAGTATTCTTTGATCTCGAAGTGCAGATGGAGAATAATCTGATATGTAGAGATCTCGTTTGCACAAATGAGAGTCAGGAGCTCACATTCCTTGCGGAAATATCAGAGATTCTCCTATACTTGTTGCTGCCGAAGGAAGATTTCAACTGCCTCACTGTCAGGATTATCCTCCGGGAGCTTCTTGTCAACGTTGTCATTAAGCCTATGCTAAAATTACTCTCCGACCCAGATTACATCAATCAAGCATGTATATGGTTG TGTACAAAAGATATGACACTACCTAGCGAAACCTTTTTAACCGTAATTCGAATAACGGATAACCTGGAGGAACTGGCTGCCACCAAAGTTGTTGTATTAAAAGAAATCGCACATTTGAGATCTAAAGATTCGGGCGGTGACAACGACTTGACAGTCAAGCAACGACTAAACAGCATGCTATATGTGAAAAAGATTCTTGAAACTAGGATGATAAGGATGCAGGAGGGTCTCGAAAGCGATCTGACAGATGGTATGAGTGCCCACCAAGAGTGGAACAGGCTACTAGTTCCTGGGCACAAGTTAGTAAACCTGCCACTGGACGAACTGTTGAAGAACAACATAGCGCTCAGCTATTACATTGACTACATGACGAGCATTGGGGCGGAGGCGTACTTATTCTTTTACCTGAATATATATGGGTGGAAAGTGTCAGCGGAGCAGCAAATATCTGATATAGAGCTTCAGAAGCTTCACGGCAACGGTGCGGATaattcaaaaacgaaaaatactgATTTGGAGAATCTTAAAGAAGCAGcggtaaaaatttaccaacAGTATCTTAGCGATAAGGCCTGCATACGACTCCAGCTCGACGATGCTCTTGTCAAAATACTTGCCACCCGGATAAAGTCCGAACCTGTACGTGAAACTTGGTTCGACGATTTGCAGACCTGCTGCTATGAGAAACTGCAGAATGAGGATAGGTTCCTTCCTGCTTTTAAACGTTCCATTTCGTACGTCCGGCTACTCGCAGAGCTAGAATTACTCAAGGATCCAACTTCTGAAGAAGATTCAAGATCTTTGGATAGCATAAGCGTATCAAGCTTTGGTAACGACCTCGATGTACAACAAGGGGAGTTAATCGACATCCGCCGGGGCAACGACGACTCAGGCAACAGAGTGAAGTCAAATCCAAACTCTTCGACACATCTGATAAGCCTGGGTACGGAGTGTAGCGGTGGGATATCTGATGAAACTGATCTAGACTCTGAGGTGAACATCGACAGCGATGCAAGTGCAGATGTCAATCGGGAGGGGACATTCGCAGAGCCCAAGAGAGTGACACGGGATTTGAGCTCCGGTCCAGAGTCTGACGTGACGTTTTACTTGGAGCCGGAAAGCGAACGATATTTAAAGATTGGCGACACAATGATGACTGACCAAAATGCAATAAAGAAGCTGGTGCAGGGGAGGTTTGACATTTTAGCAGAGATAATTGAGACTGGTATCGTTAATGATAAAGGTAAAACTTATGGGATTTACGCGGTGGCCGTGACTAAAAGGTATGATACTGGGTATCAGGAAAAGTGGCACATCTACAGGAGATACTCTGACTTTCACGATCTTCATCAGAAAATCAAGGACAAGTATTACGATTTAGCCAAGTTGCCATTCCCAGCTAAGAAAGCCTTCCACAATATGGACCGTGCCGTTCTCGAGAGAAGAATGACCATGCTCAACATCTGGCTACAACAGCTCACTAGACCACTCACTGTTGATGGCCACTTGGGCCTCCAGTCCTTACTACTAACGTTCTTGGAGCAAGGAGATTATGACAAAGGAGTCACAGGAGGTCATGTTGCTAGAACA CTCGACACTTTGGTGAATCCTTTGAAGACTTCAATGAAGAATATGACGCAAGCAGTGAAGACGATGCCTGACAATATGCTGAGCACAGTGGACGGTGTTATGGACAACATAAGTAAATTCTTTGGAAATCCAAAAAAGAACAGTATGCTTTATGAGAGTGTCAAAGTTGGAGCGAGTCTTGATGTCGAG ACGGACGATAACATTCCattgagaataattttgcTCCTAATGGATGAAGTGTTCGATTTGAAAGTGAAGAACCAATGGCTAAGGAGGAGAATCGTTACGTTACTGAGGCAAATAATCAGAATGATGTTTGGCGACATTGTGAACAGGAGGATAGTGGAATATGTGTCACTTTTAACAAGTCCGAAAAACGTTGCAACGTATTTGAAACTATTCAA gCATAGTTTCTGGCCAAACGGTGTCAAAGCAGAGGCTAAACCACCGCGAGATGCAGAAATGAAAAGCAGAACGCGAGTAGCAGCGAAGGTAGCGCTTTTATCGTGTTTTTCAGATGAACTCAAACATATCATTGGTAGTGAAACGACTCGCCGTGGATTGCTCAGAgtctttcaactttttcaagaACCTGTGCTTAATCGAAGACTACTTTATGTACTCCTGGAGGGTATActagaaaatttgtttcctcAAAACGACTTGGTGTCGGTAATTAGAAAATTGTATTCCTCGTCACCAAGGGTAAAAGTCAAAGACAAGGGGAAGTCTTGA
- the LOC124180743 gene encoding putative uncharacterized protein DDB_G0281733 → MSLDGRNKPSNKSPRKGRTSSAGASDDEISVIAVIKKGSNSAGIPKRARYHYIRELPLAVVKSFKKSFQKAEETRTPVSNTGESLRGPRSDGQVKKPRVIDLSDQASKMELRRQFNVTEKDEDEDRLSSGSVSTGLPSVPVHKLPPGTVLIKQEPRMESADGNDDTFTVRTPEADAAPNNSNGSSVETTTATTTTTTGSSSSSSSTSSGSSVSSCGSASSSGGFESRPATPSSKVKRTHRAARASGGKK, encoded by the exons ATGAGCTTGGACGGCAGGAACAAACCGAGCAACAAGAGTCCACGAAAAGGAAGGACTTCGTCGGCCGGGGCCTCGGACGACGAGATCAGCGTGATAGCGGTGATAAAGAAGGGCAGTAATTCTGCAGGTATTCCGAAACGAGCGAGGTATCACTACATCCGTGAGCTGCCATTGGCCGTGGTAAAGTCGTTCAAAAAGTCGTTTCAAAAAGCCGAAGAGACTCGGACCCCCGTTTCCAATACTGGAGAATCACTCCGCGGGCCCAGATCGGATGGTCAAGTGAAAAAACCACGAGTGATCGACCTCAGCGACCAGGCATCAAAGATGGAACTTCGTAGGCAATTCAATGTCACCGAGAAGGATGAAGACGAAGATC gATTGAGCTCCGGTTCGGTCTCCACGGGACTGCCCTCGGTACCAGTTCACAAACTTCCTCCAGGAACTGTCCTTATAAAACAAGAACCCAGAATGGAGAGCGCCGACGGAAACGACGACACTTTCACTGTCAGGACCCCGGAAGCCGACGCAGCCCCGAACAACTCGAACGGAAGCTCAGTTGAGACAACGACGGCCACGACTACGACAACGACTGGtagcagcagtagcagcagcagcacaaGCAGCGGCAGTAGCGTCAGTAGCTGTGGTAGCGCTAGCAGCAGTGGTGGCTTTGAGTCCCGACCCGCCACACCATCCAGCAAAGTTAAACGCACACACAGAGCAGCCAGAGCGAGTGGAGGAAAAAAGTAG